CCGCGTGATGACCTCATCATgcgcatagttacaaaatggtgttcaGCGCAGAAGATAAGCGCGTTATAAATTGCctgagacagagcaagaattgGGGTCCCAAACACTGACATAAGGAGTTTCCTGATTATGGACGGTCGCTAGGACGGAAAAAAACTCATTTGTAACGTTCAGGAGCGGGAGCAGCTGGGTCAGCGCGTTATCGGTGATGCAATCAGACcgcggcgttctcgtctccgggcGCGCGCTTCACCAGGAGGAGGGGATATTGTACACACACTTTGAACTGAAACTTTATAGTAAGCCCTGTGTTGCAGATTAGATTACATTAACACATTTACGCgctacgaaggaaaaactcctatttctcgtgTAATGAGCACGCACCTCCCCCAGTGTATCTGGgacttgttgacataatacagtgacaccAGTTTAgtttgtctacattgtgcttcttatatagtgttacTCTACATCACAGACCTACATTGtcatggggattgagcgagaaatatatagGAGATATGATGATAAACACAAGGGGTCTCTTTATCCGTCAGCACGGTGGGCAGAGAATGTCTATAGCTGTCAGCCTAAACCTGCAGCAATGGGATAAACAtttggggccatatttactaagtgctgcTAAACCAGAAGACACCTTTGCAGCTCATTCATGTTAGTGGGCCGTAGGTATGTTCTGGTGCTGGGATGTGTTTTACGTCCCTTAATCCAGTACCGTGTCACATTCCAAAAGTGCTGCTGTGCATCACAAACTAAAAGCGGAAACCTTGCAATAGGGTCCCACCTCCCATTACTGTGCATCAGAGGGCTGTGCGAGGGCCGTGTGTACAATTGTACGTCTGTCCTTATCTGTGGTGTGAGAGGGCCGCTTGTACACGTCTCTCCTCCTTATCTGTGGTGTGAGAGGGCCATGTGTACACGTCTCTCCTTATCTGTGGTGTGAGAGTGCCGTGTGTACAACACTGCGTGTCTCCTTATCTGTGGTGTGAGAGGGCCGTGTGTACAACACTGCGTCTCTCCTTATCTGTGGTGTGAGCGGGCCGTGTGTACAACTGTGCGTCTCTTCTCCTTATCTGTGGTGTGAGAGGGCCGTGTGTACAACACTGCGTCTCTCCTTATCTGTGGTAAGAGAGGGCTGTGTGTACACGTCTCCTTAGCTGTGGTGTGAGGGCCGTGTGTACAACTGTGCGTCTCTCCTTATCTGAGGTGTGAAGGCCGTGTGTACAACTGTGCGTGTCTCCTCCTTATCTGTGGTGTGAGAGGGCCGTGTGTACACGTCTCCTCCTTATCTGTGGTGTGAGAGGGCCGTGTGTACACATCTCCTCCTTATCTGTGGTGTGAGAGGGCCGCGTGTACATGTCTCTCCTCCTTGTCTGTGGTGTGAGAGGGCCGTGTGTACACGTCTCTCCTCATTATCTGTGGTGTGAGAGGGCCATGTGTACACGTCTCTGCTCCTTATCTGTGGTGTGAGAGGGCTGCGTGTACACGTCTCTCCTTATCTGTGGTGTAAGAGGGCCGCGTGTACACGTCTCTCCTTATCCGTGGTGTGAGAGGGCCATGTGTACAACTGTGCGTGTCTCCTCCTTATCTGTGGTGTGTGAGGGCCGTGTGTACACGTCTCTCCTCCTTATCTGTGGGTGTTACTGTGCCCTGAGCCCAGCAGATGCAGTGTACAGATCTGGCAGCCATTCCTGTGCTGTTCTCGCCCTCAGGAGCTCTGTGCAGAGGAGGGTTCTCCTCGTCTGGCGGAAGAAGCTGAACGAGCAGCGGGAGAATCGCCTGGCAGAGAGACTGGTGAGTCCTTCTGCGCAATAAGATGAGGCACTCGAGCACCAGCTGTGCGTCGGTGACACCAGGCGCTTCAGGGGGAGGTCGGTTGAGAATCCTTATTATCTCTAGGGTCGCAGTAACCTGGGAGGGAAGTTTGCCTCCCAGCGTTGTCCCTCCGTGTGCAGGACTGTCCCCGACGCATTCCTCTTGGCAGATCCCTTtacttcctcccctccctccccaggccATCTTACACAGCGACTGGCGGCTCACGGCGCGGTTTTGGTGCACATGGAGGGATCGGCTGGAGGCCCGCCTGACGGAGCGGGACGGGGATGCGGTGGCGGCACAACACTGTTCGAGGCGCCGGCTGCTGAGCGCTCTGTGCACGTGGCGGGAAAACGCGCAGGCGATCAGAGAACAGTAAGCGCACGATATGATTGGTGTAGAGCGCGGGGTGTACATAGAACAGGGGCGGcccactccagtccccaagggccaccaataggtcaggttttcaggatatcccggcttcagcaaaCGTGGCtgagcttcctgtgctgaagcagagagatcctgaaaacctgacctgttggtggcccttgaggactggagttggccactcctaacATAGCGAGCACACACAATCCTTGCCCAGAGGGACCCTAATATAATTTGTAGTGTCTGATGCAATGGGGAGGTCACCATCTCCACGTGGGTTCTGCCAGCAGAGGGAACAGGGCCCTCCTGAATAATGGAGCCATCAGGCAGCGGGAGGCGCTGTTCTCCTCCACCCCGTGGGATTACTGCAGGACCTGTCTTGCCATGTCTGCCTCCTCTCACGATGGGTCTCCTTGTCTCTGTGAATAGGAGGGCCAGTGAAGAGGAAGCTTTGCGCTATCACTGCCAGGGGTCCCTGCGGAAGGCCTGGCACCGCTGGAGAAGGGTGAGCCCGTTTAGTTCCTTCTTCTAAGGGGTTCCCTCACATTttacgaaatacttaaagggttcctccaaacaaaaaaggttgggaatcactgttctACTTCAACTGGAGTCGAGAACCCCCTGTTCTAGAGCACAGCTCTCAAACAGCACAATGACTACTGATTTGCATAGGGATTCACTATACAGGACAGCAAGTTCCTTTAAAGGGAAAGTTATTTCCCcaaagatacaaaaaaaaaaaagatttagtcGCACCCAGCCTCCTAGGGAAATGAAAGCGATATAgtaaatggtgtgtgtgtgtgtacacacacacacacacacacacacacacacacacacacacacacacacacacacacacacacaccattcctATGGCATTTTTCCCCATGCCAAATATATAAGCAGATTAAAAAAATAGCATTGGTCACGGAAATAATGACAGTATATGAAATATAGCAAAATGTATTGGAAAAGTATCACAATACAAACACATTCCAAATGCGCGACAATGGTGATATAAAGCAAACCATTATACAGGCAATATGCAAGCCCTCCAATAGATATACAAACAGAGCCAACGTTTGCGGGGCACACATTGCCCTTTGGAAGGGGGCTGGATATTGTCCCTGAACATGAGCAGCAGTTTAGTCTGAAACGGATTTCTTTGGGTGGCAGTTTGTTTCCGGCCGGCGTGAGGAGTGGAAAAGACATCTCCATGCAGATCTGCAGTACCGGCACTGCCTGCTGGCACGGGTACTCGGGGCATGGAAGGtaagtgtgcgcgtgtgtcagacTCTGTATCCTGTCACAGTCCTTgtctgctgcgtgtgtgtgtatctgactgACTCCGTATCCTGTCACAGTCCTTGTCTGCTGCGTGTGTGTCCGACTCTGTATCCTGTCACAGTCCTTGTCTGCTGCGTGTGTTTCTGACTGACTCTGTATCCTGTCACAGTCCTTgtctgctgcgtgtgtgtgtctgactgaatcTGTATCCTGTCACAGTCCTTgtctgctgcaggtgtgtgtgtgtgtgtgtgtgtgtgtgtgtgtgtgtgtatgtgtatgactcGGTATCCTGTCACAGTCCTTGTCTGCtgcaggtgtgagtgtgtgtgtatatgactctGTATCCTGTCACAGTCCTTGTCTGTTGCAGGTGcaagtgtgtggggggaagaatCTCTCATTACACAAACGTCCCTTGTTTGTGTTTGTGGTTGAGCTGTGtcttcctctccttccttcctctgCAGCGTTATCACAAATCCTCACAGAGCATTCTACGTCACGTGGCTGAGAAAGAGAAGCAGCGTGACCGCTCTGTCCTGCGGTGAGTCCTCTGGTCTTCAGCATTAACTACTCAAGTGCCACAAGTGGTTTAGTCATCAGTAGTCTGAGTCACagagcaaagaagggtgggtagctgtgttggtcctttcttccatgggGTAATGTGTGCAGACGTAATAACGGTCTCTCTGCTCTGTGTActgacaaaggagggagagggagtaggggctTTGATAcctttattggaccaacatgTAGTTGatattacaagctttccaacctctcagtaTCCTTCTTCGGGCCGTAccagagaggttggaaagcttgtaatatAAACTacatgttggtccaataaaaggtatcacagcccCTACTCCATTCTCCCTCCTTTGTCAGTACACCGAGCAGAGAGACCGTTATTATGTcttcccacactaccccccctgtCTCTTCATTGTAGTACCCTCATCCCTGCCCTGTCACTGAAGACCCTCAGATTAATAACATCCAGGGTCCTCTGCCTCCGCCAGGATTTCCGTCTTCACCATGTTATAGGTTCTTCTTTATTTGCCCGTTTCTTGAGCTGAGCGGAGGATGGCAGGAGAACGAGGAGCCTCAGGTGCGTGTTCTTGGTTAAACCCCATTAGGTGCCGGGGACCAAGTTAAAAACAGAGGGTGAGCCCATTAAAGTTTGGCAGAGTGGACCCAAGATATGTGGGTGTGGGTTTGTGACCTGGGGCTGCTCTCCTGGGGCTGCTGTCCTGGGGCTGCTGTCCTGGGGCTGCTGTCCTGGGGCTGCTGTCCTGGGGCTGCTGTCCTGGGGCTGCTGTCCTGGGGCTGCTGTCCTGCGGCTGCTGTCCTGCGGCTGCTGTCCTGCGGCTGCTGTCCTGGGGCTGCTGTCCTGGGGCTGCTGTCCTGCGGCTGCTGTCCTGCGGCTTCTGTCCTGCTGCATGaggtgggtctgtcttttgtgccTCTCAGAacagcgctatgtacctggaggAGACATGGAGCGGCCCAGGCTGAGGAGAGAAGGCAGGAAGCCCAGGCTGCTCAGTGCTACAGAACTGCAACACTCGCACAGGTAACCCGCCAGGCCTCCGCCTCTGCAGCCTGGAATCTTGTGGCCTATACTTAGTGACCCTGTCTTTTTTCAGGTTCTGGGGGCATGGCGGGACACTGCCTGTGTGCGGGCACATCACAGAGAGCAACAGGCAGCGGCAGTGAGGCAGGCGGCCGCGTGTCTGCAGAGAGGTGAGCTGCATGCACGGCGCAGGGCGGCTCGGAGAGGGGGGGACCCGCTCCGGCTCAAACTCAGATGTTGTCTATTTCAGGGCGGGTCCGCTGCTTATTTCTGTACTGGAGAGAACTCGCCCACACGACACGGGCAATGCGAGTCAAGATGGAAGCAGCAGCAATGCATCATGGGAGGAGACTGCTGAAGGATTGCGTGAGAAAGTGGAAAGTGTGTCATGTTCAGGGCTTGAGGAAATTGGTGAGCAGTATTTGGGGGTGCTGTATGGGTGTAATATCCCAGACCTCCCTGTATCAAGACCCTTCAGAATAGTCATGGGCATACATAGGTTTTCCAGTCTGTAAGCACTGCATACTCAGAGCATTCATTTTCTGTGCAGCTGCTGCAGCGACAGGGAGCCCGGCTCCTGGGACAAAGACTCTGCCGTTCTTGCCTCAGACGATGGCACCAAATGGTAAAGGGGAAGCTTTTTATCATTACATATTCATGTCTGCTGGATATTTGACCACCattgggtgtgcgtgtgtgttacagctggtggagctgtgtgtgtttgtgtgtgtgttacagctgGTGGAGCTGAGGGTGGGTGTGTTACAGCTGGTGGAGCTGTGTGTGTTACAGCTGGTGGAGCTgacggtgggtgtgtgtgtgcgtgttacaactgctggagctgtgtgtgtgtgttacagctgGTGgagctgagggtgtgtgtgtgtgtgtgtgtgtgtgtgtgtgcgtgcgtgttacAACTGctggagcggtgtgtgtgtgtgtgtgtgttacagatgGTGGAGCTGTGTGTGTTACAGCTGGTGGAGCTGAGGGTGGGTGTGTTACAGCtggtggagctgtgtgtgtgtgtgtgttacagcttttggaggtgtgtgtgtgtgttacagctgGTGgagctgagggtgtgtgtgtgtgtgtgtgtgtgtgtgttacagctggtggagctgtgtgtgtgttacagctggtggaactgtgtgtgtgtgtgtgttacagctggtggagctgtgtgtgtgtgtgtgtgtgttacagctgGTGGAgcggttgtgtgtgtgttacagctgGTGGAgcggttgtgtgtgtgttacagctgtgtgtgtgtgttacagctggtggagtgtgtgtgtgttacagcgggtggagctgtgggtgtgtgtgttacagctggtggagctgtgtgtgtgtgtgtgtgtgtgtgtgttacagctggtggagctgtgtgtgtgtgttacagctggtggagctgtgtgtgtgtgtgtgtgtgacagctggtggagcggtgtgtgtgtgtgtgtgtgagacagctggcggagcggtgtgtgtgtgacagctggtggagcggtgtgtgtgtgacagctggtggagcggtgtgtgtgtgtgtgtgtgtgtgtgtgtgtgacagctggtggagcggtgtgtgtgtgtgtgacagctggtggagctgtgtgtgtgcacgtgttaCAGCTGGTGGAGCTGAGGGTGTGTGCACGTGTTACAGCTGATTGTACGTGTGTGTTACAGCTGGTGGAGAAGCAGACACAGGACGCACAGACAGTACAATCACTGTGGCACTGGTCCCTCACTCTGCAGGGAAAGGTACAATTCAACTCTGTGCTGCATTTTGGGATTAGAGGGTCAGCCCTGGGTTTGGGCCCCTCACATGGTTTACCGGTGACCTTGTTGTGTAGGTGTTTGACGGCTGGCTAGGGTATGTCTGGGAGCGTCGGCGGAAGAAAGGCCGCCTTACTGAGGCGGTGGAGGTGTATCGTGCAGATCTGCTACAGGACGGAGTCACCAGGATCCTGCGATACATGTCTGGCATGAAGCAATTCCGAGCCCAGCTCATGACTCAGAACCAAGTGAAGGTGAGAGGAACCGGCACTGGATCCAGGGCTGGGCTCACTTATTTTAAGACCCTGACCTGCATCCTCATCTTGTGTTAAGGCCATTGGCGCTGATGGGGTTAAGTAGCTGTAGTTGTGGTTGCAGTGTTACACGGATACTCGGCAGCGGTTTTATTTGCCCTCGTTAATGGTATCATTAGTGATTTTTAATTCCCCTGTGGTCTCTACCCCAGGAGGTGTACACACAGCACCTCGCAGTACATCGCTGTGCCATGATCTGGAAGGAGAAGGCTCTCCGGAGGAAGCCCCGGCCTCCCCGTCAGAAGAGAGTGACCTTTCGTGCGCTGGAACAGGCAGAGGGAGCCGTGAGGCGCACCCCTGCGCAGGGTGCTGCTCCGGGACCTGTGAGGGGCAAAGCGAGTGCGGAGATCCGAGCTGGGGGGGAGCCTGTCCTGAGCACCATGTAAGTCacagggagattggggggggctATTATCaaggtctcctggctgcaaaactagcacacacaaaaaaagcacCCAAAGCTTTGTCACCATACTCGTGCTGGCAGCTCTGTCCCCCTTCTCCTGTGTACTTTGCAGGAGAGGTGGAGATGATGTTATCCGGATAGAAGATTGTCATTAACCTGCCGTTCCAGGGTCACAATGAAGGGAACGCTGATCATTTCCACGTGACGCGCTCCTGAGATGATGGGATAAGCCGGGTTGTCACTGTAACATCTCCTGTTCTTACCAGATGCGAGTCCCGGTCACAGCGGCTGAAACCTCGCACCCCGGACTTCCTGCGGCGCTCgctggagagaggagggatgctGAGTGAGGTGCTCAGGTAAGGGAGAAACTTCCAATACCCAGAGACGGTGCAGTGCCGGACGATGAAGAGACCAAAGGTTATATAGCCATGTAAATATGTTGGCCACAAGTGTCACAGACCACAAAGTCTCTCGCTCTTTGTGGAAGCAATACAGGTACCGGCACCTTCCGTCAGTTATTCCGCAGCAAAGTGATTACACCATGTCTTTAAATACAGCAGCTGCAGCAAATCGGATCATCCCGAGCTGGACACGTCGCATCAGACTTCAGCCCTGAAAACGTCTCTACGGAAGGAGCCTACGCCTCCCGGGGAGGGCTTCCCTGCTCCACCTCCTCACCCTGCGTCCATCAGAACTCACCATACGCCTCCCGGGGAGGGCTTCCCTGCTCCACCTCCTCACCCTGCGTCCATCAGAACTCACCATACGCCTCCCGGGGAGGGCTTCCCTGCTCCAACTCCACACCCTGCGTCCACCAGAACTTCCCACTCAGAAGTGACGCCTGCTCCTGCGGTACACTTCTCCTCCTCAAGCTTGGTGTCCGCGGCACCTCCTCCCTTCATCATCCCACACCCTGCCGCTCCCATCCCAGAACTCATGCCTCCTTCATCGTTCATGTCTCGAGCAGATACAGTAAGTAGTGACAAGGCGGCTGGATGCTCCCTGCTGCACTTGCACCGTTCACCCACACAAATACATCTCCCAAGTCCCTGTTCTCTGGCTCTTGGTCCAGTCTGTCTTCTCTGCCCTTTGACCTGACCCAGTGTATTGTGGGAAGCCCGTCTTCTCCCAATGTATTTGCTTTACGAGCGCAAGGCTTTTCTGCCCCATTGCTGCAGACCAGCCGTTTACCTCACCTTGCGGAACAGCCTGGAAGTGTAAACCCCCTCTGCTCAGGAGTGCAGTCCGATTATTCCAAGCAGCTTCTGTCGCCCAGCGACTTCTTACAGGGGACGAAAGGACTGACACATGACACTGCAGGTAAGGACCATTGTGATGTAATGATTCATCCTATCAGAAAGCTGCAACAGACACTGGTCTGAAACTCTTCGACCAACTGTGCCTGTCCCAGCTGCCAGCTCAGCGGCTCCACACAGCAGACAGCCTTCTCCCTGCCACCAGTTGCTGCCCAGGACAGACCCGTCCAGTATGGAAGTGCATTAATGAGTTTCATTTGCTGCAGGTTATAGGAAGCAGATGGATGAGAGACTCACAGAGAAGAGACAGTCTGCTGACCTGGAAACAGAACTTGTGCAGATTAAGCACGTAATGCAGAGATACCAGAACCAGAAGCAGGATCTAAAGTATGtccgaggggggagagagagaagaggaagtAATTGAGGCTTCCTCATGCCGTGTGTGGGTGTTTGGGCACTTTGGCTCCCGGGGAGGGATGGGGATAAAGGGTTTACCAATAACCTGACCCCCCCCTCTGTTCTCAGGGCCTGGCGCAGACAAGCAGGGATCCTGCGCGGGTGGCTGGAGACGAGTGACACGGAGCAGAGACCAGACGAACAATCAATCACACATGAGGTGCACAACGAACTGCAGCAGGTAAAAAAAACACCTTCCGCAAGCTGGTGGGAATATCACCGCTCCACACAACCACAATGTGGGACCCTGTAGGGTTATTAGAACGTTATTCCATGTATTGGGGGCCAGAGCACTTCCCAGCAAATACTTAACGCCTGCAAAGCACGGAGCTTCTGCCAGTGATCACATCTAATTATGTTGTTAATCTTTAGCCTACAATTTGTAGTGGTAATTTAGAGTACAcgcccaaacacacacaattcccatTGGGTTGCAGTGGTCGATCCTAACCTAAATCTGTAGGTTCATGCGAGTGCCGCTGGATTTCCCAGGACTGTCCCTGGAATAAGGGCTGGGCAGCGGCTCCGTACCCCGCCCGAGCTCCTCACCCTGTATGCGCCTCTCTTGCTTTCCCACAGCTGGAGCTGCAGATGGAGAAGCTGGCGCACAAGCTGGCGGGGGAGAGGACGCAGGTGCGCAGTTACATTACCCGCATACAGGAGATCACAGACTCGCTGGGTTCACAGCACTGAGGACTGTACCTTGCTCACAGTTTGTTCTCTGACGCAGAGAACCCATTCACACTGCTCCTACAGCGCAAGGGAAGGTGACGATGTATGGATCACACTGCTCCTACAGACCAAGGGAAGGTGACGATGTATGGATCACACTGCTCCTACAGACCAAGGGAAGGTGCCGATGTATGGATCACACTGCTCCTACAGCGCAAGGGAAGGTGACGATGTATGGATCACACCCCTCCCACGTGTCATATCCAGGACTCTGCCCCCCACACAAAGCTGGCTCAAAGACAGGACTGCTCaggcgtgttttttttttccatttttatttaaaaaaggtCAGCTATTAAATGAGTTAATGTGTTAACGAAATCGTACTCTTTCCAGACATACAAAAGTAATGTGCTACAGCTTCCCCGAGTGGAGGTTACCCTGCACGGGGCTGGCAGAGGAGGACTGGTTCTGGTCAGGAAGCCAGGGATCTCCTTCATCCCGAGATAACCGGGCAGTGATTCTCTGAAGCCAGGGTCTGCGCCGGACCCTGGCCCCTCCTCCCACACGGGAGCTGACGGTATCTCCAGCTATGAGATAACGGCGGTGTTAGGGTAGCACTTCCCTGAGGTTAgcattttccctctctctctctccagtgcaTGGCTATTGGATccaattccccctccccctcaaccccccaGCTGATTCCTGATAAAGGAAACAGCATCACGTTCTCGCAGGTTAGAAAACAAGTGACTGCTGCCATGAAACAGAAAGGGAAGATTAAAGACGCGCTGCTCcatcccagaccccccccccccgcaatacATACTGCGGTCCTGCTCcatcccagacccccccccctgcaatacATACTGCGGTCCTGCTCcatcccagacccccccccccctgcaatacATACTGCGGTCCTGCTCcatcccagaccccccccctgcaATACATACTGCGGTCCTGCTCcatcccagacccccccccccctgcaatacATACTGCGGTCCTGCTCcatcccagaccccccccccccccctgcaatacATACTGCGGTCCTGCTCcatcccagaccccccccccccctgcaatacATACAGCGGTCCTGCTCcatcccagacccccccccccccctgcaatacATACTGCGGTCCTGCTCcatcccagaccccccccccctgcaatacATACTGCGGTCCTGCTCcatcccagaccccccccccccccctgcaatacATACTGCGGTCCTGCTCcatcccagacccccccccccccctgcaatacATACTGCGGTCCTGCTCCatcccagacaccccccccccccccactgcaatACATACTGCGGTCCTGCTCCAAACCCTTCCACCaccacacacagaaatacaaggcCGAGACTAAGAGGCGGCCAGGCTGGATCTGCGTGGAGTCGGGCCTGCGCCTGGTCACCATTTAACCCGCACAGAGGAGCTGCTGGGAGATAGTGGTCCAGCTCCCAGACTCCCCTCCTGTATGTATGAACACCCTGGCTTCATGTTACTTCCAGGCAGCAGCATGTGGCTGCTTCCTACAGGGAACCCACAGCCTCCCCAAAGTGGATTTTCTGTCCAGCTTTCAGATTGAAGGTGAAATCTTTCGGCGCCTCGAAGATCAGGACGATGGTGGAACCGAGATTAAATTCCCCCAACTGCTCCCCTTTCCTCATGGCGATCCCGTCCTGGTTATTGTTCGTTACGTAGCTCAAGTCGTTGTGAGAACCTTTGCTGTAGCGAGGGCTGTTAGTTTGCAAATCCTGAAACGGGAGAAGGGACGTCCCGTAAGCGAGCGGCACACCCAGCGACGCGACGCACATCAAAACTGCGCGGCTCCGCACTTACCCTATCGAAATAGATGCGGATGGACCCCACGTTCGTAGCACCGACGGCAGTCAGCGAGAAGAATCCGTGCTTCCACCCCCCGCTCAGTACGACGCGCTCATTGTAACAGAAGAGTTCTTTAATCCAGCGAGCGACTCCTGGATTCACAGACATAAGTGACCCTGCGGGACAGAGAAATTATCATCTTTACATCTGCACACCTAGGATTGTGTCATTGTACCAGCGCTGGGACTGCCTGAGCTCAGCCAGTTTGGGTATACAGAGGGCCCCGCTGCTTCACCGACACCTACCTGGGAAATGCCGGCGGTGATACACATTCCAGTCGGTGGGTGAGTGGAAGCAGTGATAATCTCCAGGTGCCAGGTAAATGACACAGTGATACAGCTCGTTCCCCTCCTGTGTGACGAGCTGCTCCTGGAACGAGGCTGGAAAGTAACAAATTGTCAGACGCTCACTCATAATCCGATCTCCCCAGAGAAGTTAACTCCTTACAGTGAAGAGATAGGGGGTCTATGGTTGTTCTAGTACAGTGCAGGACTCACTGCTGCCACAAGCAGCCAGCATCTTGTGACTCGCCAATGACTGAATAGCCCACCCCACGATCTTAGGCCCTGTTCATAGTGCGCGTGATCGGCGCGAAGAACAGGCCCCACCTCCCAAGCAGGCCGGAGAGCGCGCGATGAAGCGCGGCAGCGGTTTCATGAGACCAAGGATTTTGTGTTTGTCGTGCGACTGCcaggtcacgtgaacggttcggccaatgagggcgaaccagccgtgtgacgtcacagccaTGCCTCACAGGTCGCTCGGGCGGCAGGCGCAACCAGTATAACCGCGGCCTTACTCTTGCTGACGGACACGTTTTCGGCCCCCGTCTGCGGCCCCAGGAAGGATTCCAGAGAGTAGGTGACCCCTTTAACCTGCTCCACCTCGCAGTTTTTCACTCGGCCGA
The Ascaphus truei isolate aAscTru1 chromosome 13, aAscTru1.hap1, whole genome shotgun sequence DNA segment above includes these coding regions:
- the PISD gene encoding phosphatidylserine decarboxylase proenzyme, mitochondrial isoform X3, translating into MPGRLQFPQLALRRRLGQLTCMSRPALKLRSWPLAILYYLLPFAVLKPLARVGWRPTSRVALYKTVPTRLLSRAWGRLNQVELPTWLRKPVYSLYIWTFGVNMKEAAVEDLHQYRNLSEFFRRKLKPQARPVCDSHSVISPSDGKILHFGRVKNCEVEQVKGVTYSLESFLGPQTGAENVSVSKTSFQEQLVTQEGNELYHCVIYLAPGDYHCFHSPTDWNVYHRRHFPGSLMSVNPGVARWIKELFCYNERVVLSGGWKHGFFSLTAVGATNVGSIRIYFDRDLQTNSPRYSKGSHNDLSYVTNNNQDGIAMRKGEQLGEFNLGSTIVLIFEAPKDFTFNLKAGQKIHFGEAVGSL
- the PISD gene encoding phosphatidylserine decarboxylase proenzyme, mitochondrial isoform X4; translation: MVRCRKPVTKPPPSRCNLRRVRLHVRRTRAASSWAEGDQTNPSEPAKPDNSTPSRRARFRLQFPQLALRRRLGQLTCMSRPALKLRSWPLAILYYLLPFAVLKPLARVGWRPTSRVALYKTVPTRLLSRAWGRLNQVELPTWLRKPVYSLYIWTFGVNMKEAAVEDLHQYRNLSEFFRRKLKPQARPVCDSHSVISPSDGKILHFGRVKNCEVEQVKGVTYSLESFLGPQTGAENVSVSKTSFQEQLVTQEGNELYHCVIYLAPGDYHCFHSPTDWNVYHRRHFPGSLMSVNPGVARWIKELFCYNERVVLSGGWKHGFFSLTAVGATNVGSIRIYFDRDLQTNSPRYSKGSHNDLSYVTNNNQDGIAMRKGEQLGEFNLGSTIVLIFEAPKDFTFNLKAGQKIHFGEAVGSL
- the PISD gene encoding phosphatidylserine decarboxylase proenzyme, mitochondrial isoform X1; the encoded protein is MAALMWRACGDQRRRGGRFFGSGGFALWLGRVPARSLRTDGRRLHTASVGQALRFRPLYVLLGTGGGYAGYKQYENYQNHRLERLGLVVPPKLAHAWEVALYKTVPTRLLSRAWGRLNQVELPTWLRKPVYSLYIWTFGVNMKEAAVEDLHQYRNLSEFFRRKLKPQARPVCDSHSVISPSDGKILHFGRVKNCEVEQVKGVTYSLESFLGPQTGAENVSVSKTSFQEQLVTQEGNELYHCVIYLAPGDYHCFHSPTDWNVYHRRHFPGSLMSVNPGVARWIKELFCYNERVVLSGGWKHGFFSLTAVGATNVGSIRIYFDRDLQTNSPRYSKGSHNDLSYVTNNNQDGIAMRKGEQLGEFNLGSTIVLIFEAPKDFTFNLKAGQKIHFGEAVGSL
- the PISD gene encoding phosphatidylserine decarboxylase proenzyme, mitochondrial isoform X2; amino-acid sequence: MGRGDPCPRFFGSGGFALWLGRVPARSLRTDGRRLHTASVGQALRFRPLYVLLGTGGGYAGYKQYENYQNHRLERLGLVVPPKLAHAWEVALYKTVPTRLLSRAWGRLNQVELPTWLRKPVYSLYIWTFGVNMKEAAVEDLHQYRNLSEFFRRKLKPQARPVCDSHSVISPSDGKILHFGRVKNCEVEQVKGVTYSLESFLGPQTGAENVSVSKTSFQEQLVTQEGNELYHCVIYLAPGDYHCFHSPTDWNVYHRRHFPGSLMSVNPGVARWIKELFCYNERVVLSGGWKHGFFSLTAVGATNVGSIRIYFDRDLQTNSPRYSKGSHNDLSYVTNNNQDGIAMRKGEQLGEFNLGSTIVLIFEAPKDFTFNLKAGQKIHFGEAVGSL